From the Anaeromyxobacter dehalogenans 2CP-1 genome, the window GGGCGTGGGCGGCATCGAGGCCGAGGCGGCCATGCTCGGCCAGCCCACCTACTTCCTCACCCCCGACGTCGTGGGCGTGCACCTGACGGGCGCGCTCCGCGAGGGCGTCACCGCCACCGACCTGGTGCTCCGCGTCACCGAGGTGCTCCGCAAGGCCCGGGTGGTCGGGAAGTTCGTCGAGTTCTTCGGCGCCGGGGCGGAGACGCTGCCGGTGCCGGAGCGCGCCACGCTCTCGAACATGGCGCCGGAGTACGGCGCCACCATGGGCTTCTTCCCGCCCGACGAGCAGTCGCTCCGCTACCTCGAGCAGACCGGCCGGCCGAAGGAGGTCGTGGACACGTTCCGCGCCTACTACGCGGCGCAGGGCATGCTGCGCATCCCGCGTCCCGGCGAGGTGGACTACTCCGAGGTGATCGAGCTCGACCTCGGCACCGTGCGCCCCGCGGTGGCCGGGCCCAAGCGCCCTCAGGACCGCATCGAGCTGCCCGCGCTGAAGCAGACGTTCCGCGAGCTGTTCGCGCGCGCGGACGCGACCGGCTACGGCAAGCCGGCGTCGGAGCTCGGCCAGCGCCACCGGCTCGCGTCGGCGCCCTCCGGCCAGACCCGCCCCGGCGGCGGCCTGCAGGACCCGGACACCGCGCCGGACGGCCGGCACAAGAACACCAGCACGCTCACCGAGACCGAGATGATGAACAACCGGCCCACGCCGGATCCGGTGGGGCTGGTGCCGCGCCTCCCGGACGCCGACGTGGAGGTCGGGCACGGCGACGTGCTCATCGCCGCCATCACCTCCTGCACCAACACCTCGAACCCGAGCGTCATGCTCGCGGCCGGCCTGCTCGCCCGCAAGGCGGTGGCGAAGGGCCTCACGGTGAAGCCGACCGTGAAGACCTCGTTCGGCCCCGGGTCGCGCGTCGTGTCGCGGTACCTCGAGCGCACCGGGTTGCAGAAGGACCTCGACGCGCTGGGCTTCAACGTCGTCGGCTACGGCTGCACCACCTGCATCGGCAACTCCGGACCGCTCGACGGGCGCATCGAGAAGCTGCTCACCGAGCACGACCTGGTGGGCGCCGCGGTGCTCTCCGGGAACCGGAACTTCGAGGCCCGGGTGCACCAGTCCATCAAGGCCAACTTCCTGATGAGCCCGCCGCTGGTGGTGGCGTTCGCGATCGCCGGCACGGTGGACGTGGACCTGGAGCAGGAGCCGCTCGGCACCGGCAAGGACGGCAAGCCGGTGTACCTGCGCGACGTGTGGCCCACGCTCGAGGAGGTGGAGGCGCTGCGCGGCGCGGCGGCGGATCCGGAGCAGTACCGGCAGAACTACGCCGGGTTCTCGCAGAACGATCGCTGGAACGCGCTGCCGGTGCGCGGCGGCAAGCTCTACGAGTGGAACCCGGAGTCCACCTACATCCAGCAGCCGCCCTACTTCGAGGGCTTCGGCCTCTCCGCCGGCACGATCGGAGAGATCACCGGCGCGCGGCCGCTCGCGATCTTCGGCGACTCGGTCACCACCGACCACATCAGCCCGGCCGGCTCGATCAAGCCGTCCTCGCCCGCCGGAAAGTACCTCCAGTCGCTGGGCGTGTCGGTGGCCGACTTCAACAGCTACGGCGCGCGGCGCGGCAACGACCACGTCATGGTGCGCGGCACGTTCGCGAACGTGCGGGTGAAGAACCTGATGGTGCCCGGCGTGGAGGGCGGGGTCACGCGCCACCAGCCGGACGGGGCGCAGCAGCCCATCCACGACGCCGCCCTGCAGTACGCGCGCGAGGGCGTCCCGCTGTGCGTGGTGGCCGGCCAGGAGTACGGCACCGGCAGCTCGCGCGACTGGGCCGCGAAGGGCACGGTGCTGCTCGGCATCCGCTTCGTGGCGGCGCGGAGCTTCGAGCGCATCCACCGCTCCAACCTGGTGGGCATGGGCGTGCTCCCGGTGCAGCTGCCGGAGGGGGTCTCGGCGGCGACGCTGAAGCTCGACGGCAGCGAGACGTTCGACCTGCTCGGCATCTCGGAGGGCCTCGCGCCGCGGCAGGCGGCGCGGCTCGTGATCCACCGCGCCGGGGGCGCGCGCGAGGAGGTGCCGGTCACCGTGCGGATCGACACGCCCATCGAGGTCGAGTACTACCGGCACGGCGGCATCATGCAGTACGTGCTCCGGCAGCTCGTCCAGCGCCGCTGACCCCGGCGCCCGCGCGCCGCCGCCGGCCGCGGCGGTGCGCGGGGGTGGGCGCGCCGCGCGGCGCCGGCCGCTTCCTTGCCCGCGCCGCCCGGCGGGCGTAAGAACGCCGGCCATGTCGCTCCACACCCTGCTCGCGTTCGTCGCCCTCGCCGGTTCCGCCCTGCTCTTCGCGACCGGGGGCCGCGTGCTCGCCACCATCGCGCTCGTGGCGAGCGGCCTCGAGGTGCTGATGGCGCTGGGCGTGCTGCAGCTCCGCGTGGTGCAGCTGCCGCTCGGGCTGGTGCTCGGCCTCGCGCTCGCGCTCCCCGGCCTGGTCGCCTGGTTCCGCGCCACCGCGAAGCCGGCCATCTCCGCCGCCACGGTGGTCGCGCTGGTGGGCACGGTGCAGGTGGTCGCCTACGCGGCGCTGCACCGCTGAGAGCACGTGAACCCATCCCCTCCCGTCGCCGCGGCGGCCGATCCGCGTCGCATCGCGTCGTTGCTCCTCCCTCACATGCCTCGGGGCATGCTCGGTCGTCGCGCCTCGCGCTGCTCGCGTCTCGACCGCCTGGCTCGGTCCGGGGATGGATTCACGCGCTCTGAGCGCCGCGCCGGCGCGCGCTTCAGCGCAGCACGCGCCCGAGCGCGAACACGCCGGCGAGCCCGAACGCCGCGATCCACACCACCAGCCAGGTGACACCCCAGCCGTCGCGCGCCGGCACCGCCGGCGCGGGCGGCTCCGCGGCGTGCGCCGGCTCCGGCGTCGCCAGGATGTCGCGCGAGCGGTCGAGGTCCATGGCGGGCACCATGAGCCGCAGCGCGCGCGTGCCGGGCAGCAGCGCCGCGTCGGCGCCGTCGCGGAACGCGGCCGGGATGCCGTCGGCCTCGAGCATGCCGCGGGCGAGCTCCGCCTCGGCGCGCGTCCAGTAGACGGCGACGGTCCGGTACTCCGACGAGTGCTGCGCGCTCCCCTCGCGCTGCGGCACAAGCTCCACTGGCTCGCCCCCCCAGGCACCCCGATGCTGCCAAACTCTCGCGCCCGGGTCCAATGCGGGCTCGCCTGTTCGTGCGAGGTGCACGTCCTGTCGCCCGCCAACGGGCGAGGCCGGACGCCGGGCGCGCACCCGGCGTCACGCCGCCCGGACGGTGGGTGCGGGACCGGCCGCCGCCGCGGGCGCCGTCCCCATCCGCCAGCGGAGGAGCGGAGGCGTCACCAGCGTGGTCACGAGCACCATGGCGACGATGGCCGCGAACGCGCCCGGCCCGAGCAGCGGCCGCCCGCCGGGCGCGAGCGACATGCCGATGTTCGCGAAGATGAGCCCCACCTCGCCGCGCGGGATCATCCCGAGCCCCACCGCGAGCCGGTCCACCCCCGGCGTCACCACCGCGAGCGCGCACGCCTGCTTGCCGAGGATCGCCGCCACCGAGAGCGCGCCCGCGAGCGCGAGCGAGCCGGTGCCCAGCGCGCCGAGGTCGACCGCGAGGCCCATCCGCACGAAGAACAGCGGGACGAGCACCGCCGCGAGCGGGGTGAGCCGCTCCTCGAGCCGCTCCGCGCCGTCGCTCAGCTCCGCGAACGGCACGCCCTCCAGCACCAGCCCGGCCGCGAACGCGCCCACGATGGGCGCGAGCCCCACCGCCGAGGCCGCCCAGGACAGGGCGAAGCAGACCACCAGCGCCAGCGTGAACAGCACGCCCTGGCCCCGGAGCCGCGCCGCGATCGCGAACAGCCGCGGCGCCGCCCACCGGCCCGCCACGAGCGCGACGCCGAGGAACCCGACCGCCTTCGCGCCGACCCACGCCAGGACCGTCATCACCCCGGAGCCGCCGCCGCCGCCGGCCAGGCCGACCATCACCGCCAGCACGAGCAGGCCGAGCACGTCATCGATCACCGCCGCGCCGAGGACGATCTGCCCGGCCGGCGAGCCGATGCGGCCCATGTCGCGGAGCACGCGGGCGGTGATGCCCACGCTGGTGGCCGAGAGCGCCGCGCCCAGGAACAGGTGCGCGACCGGGCTCGCCTCCGGCAGGAGCCACGCGCCCACCCCGTAGCCGAGCGCCATGGGCACCACCACGCCGATGCACGCCACCAGGAACGCGGACGCGCCGACCTTCACCAGATCGGCGAAGCGCGTGGAGAGCCCGACCTCGAACAGCAGCAGGATGACGCCGAGCTCCGCGAGCGCCTCCAGCACCGCGTCGCGCGCCAGCCCCTCCGTCCCGTGCAGCCCGAGGGCGGGGAGCGCGCCGAGCGCGACGCCGGCGAGGAGCTCGCCGAGGACGGGCGGCTGTCCCAGCCGGGCCGCGAGGACGCCGCCGAGCTTCGCGGCGGTGAGCAGGACGGCGAGGGCGACGAGCAGGTGCGCGATCACGATGGAAGCCTCCACTGCGCCGGCTGCCAGCGGTCCGGGCAGCGGCGCCGGCGCGCTGCCCGGATCGGCGGCGGGGGCCGGCCCGGCGAGGCGCGCCGCCGGCCGGGATGGCCCGCCACCGCGGTCCGCCGCGGGAGAAATGCATCCGCCGGACCACGGCGGGTCGGGAGGCGCCGCCACGCGTCCGCGCGCCTCGGCCGCCGGCCCGTGGATCCGGGGCCGGCGCCCTCCCCGGCGCCCGCCCATGTCAGAGGCTCCGGCTAGGGTCCGCTCGCCGACCCTTCCCCGCGCCTGGCCGTGACCGGCCTGGGCGCGACGGGAGCAGGGGCGGTGTCCGCTAGGTGGAGGTTCCGAGAATGGCCGTGAAGGTCATGGTGGCACCCGCGATCGTGAAGGGCGAGCTCGACAAGCCGCGATCTCCCGGCCGGCAGAAGGAGCCCGGCGACGCCGCGAAGCCCAGGCGGCGCCGCTCGTCCGTCTACGACGCCGACGGCAACGAGGTCTTCATCACGCTCATGTGCCTGAAGTGCCACAAGATGCGGCCGCTCTCGCAGTTCGGCCTGCGCCGCATGGCCGACGGCGCCATCCGGAACCAGCCGTGGTGCCGGACCTGCCGGTCCGGGACCGCCGAGAAGCCGCGCGGGGGGGCTGCAGAAACCGTGGAGTCCTCCGCGGTGGAGGCCCCCCCGGCCGCGAACGGGGTGGCCGCGCCGGCCGAGCCGGAGCGCAAGCGCGCCTCGGGCGCGGTGGCCGCCGAGGTCGCCGCCGCCCTGGCGGCAGGCCGCGGATAGCCGCCGGGCCCGCACCGGGGATCGGGTGGCCCGCGGGGCCGGGGGCGGTGCGCCGCCCTGGGGTGCTGGCGCGCTCGCCTCCGGGGCGCGCCGGCCGCCGGCGCCGCGCGCTCGGTGGCGAGCGGCATTTGGTCGCGGCGGCGCGCGCTCCGGCGAGCGCGCGCCCGCCGGCACGCCCGCTCGACCCGGGACGGACGGCGCGTTCGCCTGCGAGCGAAACCCCAGGATTTGCCGGGCGCTGCCTGCGCACATCGGCGCCATTGACCAATCGCGCGGGCTGAAGTGGACTGCTCCGGGCGCTCGCCCGGCGCCTTTCAAAGCGTAAATAGACCTTTGTGCTCCACGACTTAGCGGCCCTTTCCCGTTTGCGCCGTCCCCTCGCCCGCGAGTAGGATTCGGGCCCTCGCGTTACGAAATCCCAAGCAACTCAAACCTTCAGACAGTTGGCCGGAGTGACCATGGCTGAGTCCACGCTGAAGCAGGTGCTGAAGCAGAAGATCGAGGCGTTCCGCCCGCGGATTCAGAAGCTGAACAAGGAGTTCGGCGAGGTGGTGATCGACAAGGTCAACATCGGCCAGGCGATCGGCGGCGCCCGCGACGTCCGCTGCCTCGTGACCGACATCTCGTACCTCGACCCGCAGGAAGGCATCCGCTTCCGCGGCAAGACCATCCCCGAGACCTTCGAGGCGCTCAAGGCGCACGTGGTCCCGGGCGGCGAGATGCCGACCGTGGAGAGCTTCTTCTACTTCCTGCTCACGGGCGAGATCCCGACGAAGGAGCAGGCGCAGGAGGTGTTCGCGGAGTTCAAGAAGCGCGAGGCGCTCCCGCAGTACGTCATCGACGTGCTCCGCGCGATGCCGCGCGACTCGCACCCGATGGCGATGTTCTCGGCCGGCATCGTCACGATGCAGCGCGAGTCGGTGTTCGCGAAGCGCTACGGCGAGGGCAACCTCAAGAAGACGGACATGTGGGACCCGATGTACGAGGACGCGATGACGCTCGTCGCGCGCCTCCCGGTGCTCGCCGCGTACATCTACCGGATGAAGTACAAGGGTGACACGCACATCGCGTCGGACGCGAGCCTCGATCTCGGCGGCAACTTCGCCAAGATGATCGGGCAGGTGAAGCCGTACGACGACGTGGCCCGCATGTACTTCATCCTGCACTCGGATCACGAGTCGGGGAACGTCTCGGCCCACACCTCGCACCTGGTCGCGTCGGCGCTCTCCGACGCGTACTACTCCTACTCGGCCGGCATCAACGGCCTCGCCGGCCCGCTGCACGGCCTCGCGAACCAGGAGGTGCTCGGCTGGATCCAGCAGACGATGAAGAAGCTGAACAACCAGGTGCCCTCGAAGGAGCAGCTGAAGCAGTTCCTCTGGGACACGCTGAACTCGGGCCAGGTGATCCCGGGCTACGGCCACGCGGTGCTCCGCAAGACCGACCCCCGCTACACGGCGCAGAACGAGTTCGCGAAGAAGCACCTGCCGAACGACCCGCTCTTCCAGCTCGTGAACATGATCTACGAGGTGGCGCCGGGCGTCCTCACCGAGCACGGCAAGACCAAGAACCCGTGGCCGAACGTGGACGCGCACTCGGGCGTGATCCAGTGGTACTACGGCGTCCGCGAGTGGGACTTCTACACGGTCCTCTTCGGCGTCGGCCGCGCGCTCGGCGTGCTCGCCAACCTCGTGTGGGACCGCGGCCTCGGCTACGCCATCGAGCGGCCGAAGTCGGTCACCACCGAGATGCTGGAGAAGTGGGCGCACGAGGGCGGCCGGAAGATCTAGGCCCGCGCCCCGCAGCAGCCTGAAGACACCGAAGGCCGCCCGCGAGGGCGGCCTTCTCCGTTTCCGGATGTCGGAGGCGGCGCGCGCGCTCGCGCCCGGGCGCGGCCGGCGCTCCCCGCTCCCGGGGGCGCCGGCGCGCGTCCCGCGATCAGCGCGCCGCGGGGAGCGCGACCGGGGTGGCGGGGACGGCCGCCGGCGCCTGCGTCGCGGCCACGGCACCGCCGAGCGCGGCGTCGAGCGCGGTGCGCCGCGCGTCGTAGGCGGGGCGGCGGGCGGGGTCGAGCGAGGCGCGGCGGATCTTGTGGATCTCGAACGGATCCAGGATCCGGCCGTCGGGCGCCTCGAGCTGATAGTGCAGGTGCGGCGCGGTGGAGTGGCCGGTGTTCCCGGACAGCGCGATCTGCTCGCCCTTCTTCACGCGCCGGCCCGGGACCATGTCCTTGGGCAGCACCTCGAGGTGCAGGAAGATCGCGTGCCGCCCGGAGGCGGGATCGCGGAGGTCGAGGCAGTTGCCGTTCCCGGCGAAGTTCCAGTTCCGCCGCTCGATGACGCCGTCGAACGTGGCGAACACCGGCGTGCCGGTGGGCGTGCGAAAGTCCACGCCCTTGTGGCGGCGGCCGTCGCGCAGCAGCGAGGTGACCTGGTCGTACTCGTGGATGGGCGCGTCCACCAGCAGCTCCTCGAGCTCGGTGCCGTCGGCGCGGTAGTAGCGCGGCCAGCGCGATCCCTCGGGCTGGAAGCGGTACGCGGCGAACACGCGGCCGAGCTTCTGCGACGCGAACCGCACCGCCTCGACCACCGGCTCGCCCGACGCGGGCAGGCCCTGGGCGGCAGGCGCCGGCGGCGAGTAGAGGATCTCGATCCGGTCGCCCTTGCGGCCGTCGCGGGCGACGCGGAGGTCCCAGACGAGCAGCCGGTTCACCACCTGCGTGAGCTGCTCGCCGACGTCCCGGTCCTCGGGCGGGAGCGCGCGCTGGATCGACTCCTCCAGCGCCCCGGAGAGCGTCGCGACGACGCGGCGCGGGCCGGCGGGCGCGGCGGGCGGCGCCGCGGCGGGCGCGGGCGCCGCTGCGGTCGCGCTCGCGTCCGGCGCCGCGGCCGGGGCGGCCGGCGCAGCCCCGGGGGCAGGGGCGGCCTGCTGGACCGCGGCGGCGGGCGCGGCCGGCGCCTGCGCGCCGGGGGCGGCGTCGCCCGGGGACGCTCCGCCGATCGCGAAGCGGCCGCCGGGAGCCGTGAGGCGGCCGAGCAGGATGCCCGCGGCGAGCGCCACCCCCAGCGCGATTCCGACGCCGACTCGGCGCGCTCCGGGCCGCGGCGTGTGCCCCGGCCGGTGGGGAGGCGGATCGATGGAGAGGCTGACCATGTGCGGGGCTCCGGGGGTGCGGGAGGGCGACGGGAGGGCGGATGATAAACGGCCGACCGGCCCGCGATCTTCCGCCCAAGGGACGCCCCGCGGGCTCCCTCGCGGGCCTGCCCTCCGCCCTCCCCCGTCCGAGCGATCGAGCGGTCGGTCGACCGCGTTGCACCGAGCGCAGCCAGGGCTGCCCCGAGCGCGGCAGCGCCGCGCCGCGGGGACGTCGCGCGAGCCCGCGAAGGCGGGCGCGCGAGGTCACGGGCCCCCGCGCAGCAGGGTGGGGCCCCGCGGAGCTCCGCTCCGTGGGGCGGGGCGCAGCCCCGTCAGAAGAAGAATCGGTCCGTCACGCCGGCGGACCACTCGAGGATCGTCGGCCAGCCCACCACCGCGTCCAGCGTCCGCTCCGCGTCGGCGAGCGCGACCTTCTGCTCGACGACGCTGGCGCTGCACGCGATCAGGCGGCACTCGCCCACCGTCCGGGCCTGCTGAAGCGCCGCACCCGGCTCCTCCGGGTCGGCGTCGTGCGCGGCCACCAGCGCCGGGACGGCCGGGCCGAACAGGTAGACGTCCACCCGGTCGCCCAGCGCGGCGGCGGCCAGGGCGGCGGAGCCGGCCAGGCGGAGCGCGCCGGCGTCGGCGTGCGACACGAAGATCACGGCGCGGCGCTCCATGCGCCCCTTTTACGCGAGACCCGGCGCCTGTGCTATGAGACGCCGCCATGTCGGACCAGAAGAAGCCCGAGTCCCCGGGCCCGGTGGTGATCCGCAAGGGCCACGTGAAGCCCCCGCCGCCCGGCGCGAAGATCGAGGCGCCCGAGGAGGAGCGGCTCGCGCCCGCGACGTCGCAGCCCGCGCCGGCGGCGCAGGACCGCCGCCCGCTCTGGCAGCGCGTGGCGGAGGATCGCAACCCGCGACCCGGCGGCGCCGGCCCGCAGCAGCGCGGCGGCCCGCGCGGCCCCAGGCCCGGCGGCGGCGGTCCGCGCGGCGAGCGGCGCCCCCGCGGCGAGCGTCCCGAGCGGCGGGAGCACGGTGAGCCGGCCCCGGCCGCCTCGCTCGACTCCCCGCGCCCGCCGGCCGGCGAGCCGCCGCCGGCGCCGGAGGTGGAGGTTCCCGACGAGGGCTCCTTCGCGGACATGCTCGCGGGCTCGGAGGCGGGGCCGCGGCGCCGCTTCCAGGTCGGCGAGAAGGTCGCCGGCAAGATCATCCAGATCGGCGGGGACGTCGCGTTCCTCGAGCTCGGGTCCGGCGTGGCCGAGGCGATGATCGAGACCGTCGAGCTGAAGGACGAGGCCGGGAACGTGGCGGCCCGCGTGGGCGACATCATCGACGCGGTGGTGGTGAAGGCCACCGATCGCGGCGCGGTCGTCTCGAAGGGCCACGGCCGCGCCACCCGCGACAACGCCCGCGACGCGGTGATCGAGGCCGCCCACACCGGCCTGCCGGTGGAGGGCGTGGTGAAGGCGGTGAACAAGGGCGGGCTGGAGGTCGAGGTCCACGGCGTCCGCGCGTTCTGCCCGATCTCGCAGATCGACGTGCGGTTCGTGGGCGACGCCTCCTCGTTCGTCGGCCAGAAGCTCCTGTTCAAGGTCACCCGCGCCGACGCGCGCGACGCCGTGCTCTCGCGGCGCGCGCTGCTCGAGGAGGAGCGCGCCCACAAGGCGGCCGAGACGCGCGCGCGGCTCGCGCCGGGCGCGGTGTTCGACGGCGTCGTGACGAGCGTGCAGGACTACGGCGCGTTCGTGGACATCGGCGGCGTCGAGGGCCTGGTGCACGTCTCCGAGCTGGCCTGGGACCGGGTGTCGAAGCCGCAGGACCTGCTCTCGGCCGGCGACGCGGTGCAGGTGCAGGTGCTCCGCATCGACGAGGATCCGAAGAAGGGCGAGCGCATCGGGCTCTCGGTGAAGGCGCTCGCGCCCCGGCCCGAGCCCGCCGCACCGGCCCCGGGCGCGGAGGGCGCCGAGCGGCCCGCCCGCCCCACCCCGCCGCCGCCGCCGCGCGTGGGCGACGTGGTGCAGGCCACCGTCGACAAGGTGGAGAGCTTCGGCGTGTTCGTGCGCTTCGCCGGCGGCCGCGGCCTGGTGCCGGCGAGCGAGACCGGCACGCCGCGCGGGTCCGACCTGCGCCGGAGCTTCAAGGTCGGCGACACGCTGCAGGCGCTCGTGTCGGCGATCGACGAGCAGGGCCGCATCCGCCTCTCCAAGACCGAGGCCGAGCACGCCGCGGAGCGCGCCGAGGCGCGCGAGTACATGGCGAAGGCGCCGCGCGGGCAGGGCAAGGGCTTCGGCACGCTCGGCGACCTGCTCCGGCAGAAGCTCGAGAAGAAGTAGCGCGCCGCCGCGGGACGCGATCACCGTGCGTGGCTTCACGCACGGTGATCGGCGGCGCCCACCGTCTCGACGGACGCACGGTCCGTGCGGGCGCCTCCGGGCCACCCCATCAGAGACAGCGCCAGCGCCGGCTCTCCCGTTCGCGTGTGACCTGCCCGTGCGGTCAACATTGACTCGCGGAGTCCACGTTCCCGGAGCGCCTTCGGAACCTCGAGGTCTCGTTCCGGCGAGCAGTGATCCGCGTCAAAGGCCATGGGACGTAAGCCATTGAAACCATTAGGTCAGCGTCCTTTTGGCCCATCGCAGGAGCCGCCGCGACCTCGTATCTGATGGCCTGTGATCGCCCGGCACCCGAGCGACCCGCGGCCGCGCCGGCGACGCGGCGAAGGAGCGACGCGATGGCCACACAGTACGGTGCACTGTCGTACTCGTCTCGAACCCAATCCCCCGCCCGGGTGATCACCCGCGCCATGGTCGAGGCCCGGCGCGTGCTCGTGGGGGCGCTCGCGACCGCGGCGGTGGTCGCGTTCATGAGCGCGGTCGGCTGGGTCGCGCTCCTGGCCCTCACCGTCACCGTCCCGTTCGCAACCATCGTGATCGCGCTCGCCGTGGGCATCCGCCACCTCCGCCAGGATCGGCGCGCGCTCGCCTGAAGCGCGCCCCGGCGCGGGCCGGCCGACCGCGAACGCCGGCG encodes:
- a CDS encoding aconitate hydratase, which encodes MNDFLGVVTPFDLGPGRTGKLVSLPALERKGFGPISRLPVSLRVVLESLARNADGQRVTEEDVRALAQWKPRAERTREVPFVVGRVLLQDFTGVPLLVDLAAMRAAVAKLGKDPMIVEPIVPVDLVVDHSVQVDAFASPEALRWNMDLEFDRNVARYEFLKWGTQAFERLRIVPPGMGICHQVNLEFLAKGVLEKDGVYYPDTLVGTDSHTPMVNGLGIVAWGVGGIEAEAAMLGQPTYFLTPDVVGVHLTGALREGVTATDLVLRVTEVLRKARVVGKFVEFFGAGAETLPVPERATLSNMAPEYGATMGFFPPDEQSLRYLEQTGRPKEVVDTFRAYYAAQGMLRIPRPGEVDYSEVIELDLGTVRPAVAGPKRPQDRIELPALKQTFRELFARADATGYGKPASELGQRHRLASAPSGQTRPGGGLQDPDTAPDGRHKNTSTLTETEMMNNRPTPDPVGLVPRLPDADVEVGHGDVLIAAITSCTNTSNPSVMLAAGLLARKAVAKGLTVKPTVKTSFGPGSRVVSRYLERTGLQKDLDALGFNVVGYGCTTCIGNSGPLDGRIEKLLTEHDLVGAAVLSGNRNFEARVHQSIKANFLMSPPLVVAFAIAGTVDVDLEQEPLGTGKDGKPVYLRDVWPTLEEVEALRGAAADPEQYRQNYAGFSQNDRWNALPVRGGKLYEWNPESTYIQQPPYFEGFGLSAGTIGEITGARPLAIFGDSVTTDHISPAGSIKPSSPAGKYLQSLGVSVADFNSYGARRGNDHVMVRGTFANVRVKNLMVPGVEGGVTRHQPDGAQQPIHDAALQYAREGVPLCVVAGQEYGTGSSRDWAAKGTVLLGIRFVAARSFERIHRSNLVGMGVLPVQLPEGVSAATLKLDGSETFDLLGISEGLAPRQAARLVIHRAGGAREEVPVTVRIDTPIEVEYYRHGGIMQYVLRQLVQRR
- a CDS encoding putative signal transducing protein; amino-acid sequence: MELVPQREGSAQHSSEYRTVAVYWTRAEAELARGMLEADGIPAAFRDGADAALLPGTRALRLMVPAMDLDRSRDILATPEPAHAAEPPAPAVPARDGWGVTWLVVWIAAFGLAGVFALGRVLR
- a CDS encoding cation:proton antiporter, which translates into the protein MIAHLLVALAVLLTAAKLGGVLAARLGQPPVLGELLAGVALGALPALGLHGTEGLARDAVLEALAELGVILLLFEVGLSTRFADLVKVGASAFLVACIGVVVPMALGYGVGAWLLPEASPVAHLFLGAALSATSVGITARVLRDMGRIGSPAGQIVLGAAVIDDVLGLLVLAVMVGLAGGGGGSGVMTVLAWVGAKAVGFLGVALVAGRWAAPRLFAIAARLRGQGVLFTLALVVCFALSWAASAVGLAPIVGAFAAGLVLEGVPFAELSDGAERLEERLTPLAAVLVPLFFVRMGLAVDLGALGTGSLALAGALSVAAILGKQACALAVVTPGVDRLAVGLGMIPRGEVGLIFANIGMSLAPGGRPLLGPGAFAAIVAMVLVTTLVTPPLLRWRMGTAPAAAAGPAPTVRAA
- a CDS encoding citrate (Si)-synthase, which translates into the protein MAESTLKQVLKQKIEAFRPRIQKLNKEFGEVVIDKVNIGQAIGGARDVRCLVTDISYLDPQEGIRFRGKTIPETFEALKAHVVPGGEMPTVESFFYFLLTGEIPTKEQAQEVFAEFKKREALPQYVIDVLRAMPRDSHPMAMFSAGIVTMQRESVFAKRYGEGNLKKTDMWDPMYEDAMTLVARLPVLAAYIYRMKYKGDTHIASDASLDLGGNFAKMIGQVKPYDDVARMYFILHSDHESGNVSAHTSHLVASALSDAYYSYSAGINGLAGPLHGLANQEVLGWIQQTMKKLNNQVPSKEQLKQFLWDTLNSGQVIPGYGHAVLRKTDPRYTAQNEFAKKHLPNDPLFQLVNMIYEVAPGVLTEHGKTKNPWPNVDAHSGVIQWYYGVREWDFYTVLFGVGRALGVLANLVWDRGLGYAIERPKSVTTEMLEKWAHEGGRKI
- a CDS encoding M23 family metallopeptidase gives rise to the protein MALAAGILLGRLTAPGGRFAIGGASPGDAAPGAQAPAAPAAAVQQAAPAPGAAPAAPAAAPDASATAAAPAPAAAPPAAPAGPRRVVATLSGALEESIQRALPPEDRDVGEQLTQVVNRLLVWDLRVARDGRKGDRIEILYSPPAPAAQGLPASGEPVVEAVRFASQKLGRVFAAYRFQPEGSRWPRYYRADGTELEELLVDAPIHEYDQVTSLLRDGRRHKGVDFRTPTGTPVFATFDGVIERRNWNFAGNGNCLDLRDPASGRHAIFLHLEVLPKDMVPGRRVKKGEQIALSGNTGHSTAPHLHYQLEAPDGRILDPFEIHKIRRASLDPARRPAYDARRTALDAALGGAVAATQAPAAVPATPVALPAAR
- a CDS encoding DsrE family protein; translation: MERRAVIFVSHADAGALRLAGSAALAAAALGDRVDVYLFGPAVPALVAAHDADPEEPGAALQQARTVGECRLIACSASVVEQKVALADAERTLDAVVGWPTILEWSAGVTDRFFF
- a CDS encoding 30S ribosomal protein S1; the protein is MSDQKKPESPGPVVIRKGHVKPPPPGAKIEAPEEERLAPATSQPAPAAQDRRPLWQRVAEDRNPRPGGAGPQQRGGPRGPRPGGGGPRGERRPRGERPERREHGEPAPAASLDSPRPPAGEPPPAPEVEVPDEGSFADMLAGSEAGPRRRFQVGEKVAGKIIQIGGDVAFLELGSGVAEAMIETVELKDEAGNVAARVGDIIDAVVVKATDRGAVVSKGHGRATRDNARDAVIEAAHTGLPVEGVVKAVNKGGLEVEVHGVRAFCPISQIDVRFVGDASSFVGQKLLFKVTRADARDAVLSRRALLEEERAHKAAETRARLAPGAVFDGVVTSVQDYGAFVDIGGVEGLVHVSELAWDRVSKPQDLLSAGDAVQVQVLRIDEDPKKGERIGLSVKALAPRPEPAAPAPGAEGAERPARPTPPPPPRVGDVVQATVDKVESFGVFVRFAGGRGLVPASETGTPRGSDLRRSFKVGDTLQALVSAIDEQGRIRLSKTEAEHAAERAEAREYMAKAPRGQGKGFGTLGDLLRQKLEKK